A window of the Drosophila simulans strain w501 chromosome 2L, Prin_Dsim_3.1, whole genome shotgun sequence genome harbors these coding sequences:
- the LOC27207283 gene encoding ras-related protein Rab6 has translation MSSGDFGNPLRKFKLVFLGEQSVGKTSLITRFMYDSFDNTYQATIGIDFLSKTMYLEDRTVRLQLWDTAGQERFRSLIPSYIRDSTVAVVVYDITNTNSFHQTSKWIDDVRTERGSDVIIMLVGNKTDLSDKRQVSTEEGERKAKELNVMFIETSAKAGYNVKQLFRRVAAALPGMDSTENKPSEDMQEVVLKDSPNETKDPEGGCAC, from the coding sequence ATGTCATCCGGAGATTTTGGCAATCCGCTGCGGAAGTTCAAGCTCGTCTTCCTGGGCGAGCAGAGTGTGGGCAAGACCTCGCTGATTACGCGCTTCATGTACGACAGCTTCGACAACACGTACCAGGCGACGATCGGGATTGATTTCCTATCGAAGACCATGTACCTGGAGGATCGCACTGTGCGCCTGCAGCTGTGGGATACGGCGGGACAGGAGCGATTCCGCTCGCTGATACCCTCGTACATACGCGACTCCACGGTGGCAGTGGTCGTTTACGATATCACCAACACCAACTCGTTCCACCAGACCTCCAAGTGGATCGATGACGTGCGCACGGAGCGGGGCAGCGACGTCATCATCATGCTAGTGGGCAACAAGACGGATCTCTCCGACAAGCGTCAGGTGTCCACCGAGGAGGGCGAGCGCAAGGCGAAGGAGCTTAACGTGATGTTCATCGAGACAAGCGCCAAGGCCGGCTACAATGTGAAGCAATTGTTCCGACGGGTGGCCGCGGCACTGCCCGGCATGGATTCCACGGAGAACAAGCCCTCCGAGGACATGCAGGAGGTTGTGCTGAAGGACTCACCCAACGAGACAAAGGATCCCGAGGGTGGCTGCGCCTGCTAG
- the LOC6732065 gene encoding trypsin delta, protein MIANGQQTKSLASGLLLLLGICRISGVAIGAPEGRVVGGSPAAVNSAPYAVSMQYGGTHYCAASILNANWLVTAAHCLTNSNQVLGSTLVAGSIAVAGTAGTTQTRSITYFVINDLYTGGTVPYDIGMIYTPTAFVWSAAVAPVTLPSSGVVPTGTANLYGWGSTSTTNTASYPSTLQVATNVPIISLSSCESALGTKGSDVHSTNLCTGPLTGGVSICTSDSGGPLVQGNVLIGIVSWGKLPCGQANSPSVYVQVSSFISWISANQQVP, encoded by the coding sequence ATGATAGCGAACGGACAGCAAACAAAGTCGCTGGCCAGTGGGCTCCTACTCCTACTGGGCATATGCCGAATATCCGGAGTGGCTATCGGCGCACCTGAGGGGCGTGTCGTGGGCGGATCTCCGGCGGCGGTGAATAGTGCTCCCTATGCGGTGTCCATGCAGTACGGTGGCACCCACTACTGTGCCGCCAGCATTCTGAATGCCAACTGGCTGGTTACCGCCGCCCACTGCCTGACCAATAGTAACCAGGTACTGGGCAGCACCCTGGTGGCCGGAAGCATCGCGGTGGCCGGAACTGCAGGCACTACGCAGACGCGCAGCATCACGTACTTTGTGATCAATGACTTGTACACCGGCGGAACTGTGCCCTATGACATCGGAATGATCTACACGCCCACCGCCTTCGTTTGGAGCGCCGCCGTGGCTCCAGTGACGCTGCCATCCTCGGGAGTGGTGCCCACTGGCACCGCCAATCTGTACGGATGgggcagcaccagcaccacgaATACTGCCTCCTATCCGTCGACCCTGCAGGTGGCCACCAATGTGCCCATCATCTCGCTGAGCTCCTGCGAAAGCGCCCTGGGCACCAAGGGCAGCGATGTCCACTCGACCAATCTGTGCACTGGTCCTCTGACCGGTGGCGTTAGCATTTGCACCTCGGATTCGGGCGGACCACTGGTCCAGGGCAATGTCCTAATTGGCATCGTGTCCTGGGGCAAGTTACCTTGTGGCCAGGCCAACTCACCGTCGGTTTACGTGCAGGTCTCGTCGTTTATTTCCTGGATATCGGCTAACCAGCAGGTGCCCTAG
- the LOC6732066 gene encoding trypsin gives MIANGHQTKWRHRHLATFLLLAVCVCRGSGLALDQPDGRVVGGKEAAANSAPYIVSMQYGGTHYCAANIINSNWLVTAAHCLANRNQVLGSTLVAGSIAVAGTASTTQKRKITHYVINDLYTGGTVPYDIGLIYTPTAFTWTAAVAPVKLPSSGVRPTGKADLFGWGSTSKTNSPSYPKTLQEAKNIPIISLDSCAAALGTKGQDVHTTNLCTGPLTGGTSFCTSDSGGPLVQGNVLIGIVSWGKLPCGQPNSPSVYVQVSSFITWIAANQKI, from the coding sequence ATGATTGCGAATGGACATCAAACCAAGTGGCGCCATCGCCACCTGGCCACTTTCCTCCTGCTGGCGGTGTGCGTTTGCCGAGGATCTGGATTAGCCTTGGACCAACCCGATGGACGCGTTGTGGGTGGAAAAGAGGCGGCGGCAAATAGTGCTCCGTATATAGTGTCCATGCAGTACGGAGGAACCCATTATTGCGCTGCTAACATCATTAATTCCAACTGGCTGGTAACGGCTGCTCACTGCCTGGCCAATAGGAATCAAGTACTTGGAAGCACCCTGGTGGCTGGAAGCATTGCGGTGGCCGGAACAGCGAGCACCACCCAGAAGAGGAAAATCACCCACTATGTGATCAATGATCTCTATACCGGCGGAACAGTGCCCTATGACATCGGATTGATTTACACGCCCACCGCCTTCACTTGGACCGCTGCAGTGGCTCCGGTGAAGCTGCCATCGTCCGGAGTGAGGCCAACTGGAAAGGCTGACCTCTTTGGCTGGGGCAGTACCAGCAAAACGAATAGCCCCTCATATCCGAAGACCCTCCAGGAGGCCAAGAACATACCCATCATAAGCCTCGACTCCTGTGCAGCAGCACTGGGCACTAAGGGTCAGGATGTGCACACCACGAACCTGTGCACTGGTCCTCTCACCGGCGGCACCAGCTTTTGCACCTCTGACTCCGGTGGTCCGCTGGTCCAGGGAAACGTTCTAATCGGCATCGTGTCTTGGGGAAAACTTCCATGCGGTCAACCCAACTCCCCGTCGGTGTATGTCCAGGTCTCCTCGTTCATAACATGGATAGCAGCCAACCAAAAGATATGA